The Mesomycoplasma ovipneumoniae genome includes a region encoding these proteins:
- a CDS encoding FAD synthase, whose amino-acid sequence MTKVFYYPSSKFDFADPVFVLGGFESFHLGHLELLKNATILGQNVILMLIRDPSKLPKNTGKNFTDLDARIQMMANSGVQNILIFDFNSQMQELDGQEFIEIFLNYGTKFFVVGKNFSFGKNASWNSKKLQNFFPKTKIIDHLAENNKKISTKNLKLFLEFGDFENLNKFLASNFLVSTSISPEGNFTWDSGLICPAPGIYLGYFVNIKENIKFPVIIHIEFDSPAGKVHFFEQPNTHSGFLEIIKQIRLIYSQKNNVLKDQDIENAKQLFKEKHTKISQI is encoded by the coding sequence ATGACAAAAGTCTTTTATTATCCAAGCTCAAAATTTGATTTTGCTGATCCTGTTTTTGTTCTGGGTGGATTTGAATCATTTCATTTAGGTCATCTTGAACTTCTTAAAAATGCAACAATTTTAGGGCAAAATGTTATCTTAATGCTGATTAGAGATCCATCAAAACTACCAAAAAATACAGGCAAAAATTTCACTGATCTTGATGCCCGCATTCAAATGATGGCTAATTCTGGAGTTCAAAATATCTTAATTTTTGACTTTAATTCCCAAATGCAAGAACTTGATGGCCAAGAATTTATTGAAATTTTTTTAAATTATGGCACTAAATTTTTTGTTGTTGGCAAAAATTTTAGTTTTGGCAAAAACGCTAGTTGAAATTCGAAGAAATTACAAAATTTCTTCCCCAAAACTAAAATTATTGACCATTTAGCTGAAAACAATAAAAAAATTTCAACAAAAAATTTAAAACTTTTCCTTGAATTTGGTGACTTTGAAAATTTAAATAAGTTTTTGGCTTCAAATTTTTTAGTTAGCACCTCCATTAGCCCTGAAGGAAATTTTACTTGAGACTCAGGGTTAATCTGTCCTGCTCCAGGGATTTATCTTGGCTATTTTGTTAATATAAAAGAAAATATAAAATTTCCGGTCATTATTCATATAGAATTTGATAGCCCGGCCGGAAAAGTCCATTTTTTTGAACAGCCAAATACGCATTCAGGTTTTCTTGAAATTATCAAGCAGATTCGCCTTATTTATTCACAAAAAAACAATGTCTTGAAAGATCAAGACATTGAAAATGCAAAACAATTATTCAAAGAAAAGCATACAAAAATTAGTCAAATTTAG
- a CDS encoding MurR/RpiR family transcriptional regulator produces the protein MSVLTISKNFKLTHIEKLIIRFIETKPQKFVELTINELAAILFISVGTITQLTKKLGFNNFKELKKFVIEWLKIDKENNLYNENDEIENINLLYAHSIEKTLAILDVDQINRIANMMLKMDKIIVFGAGASVVAATEFTNNLRNLHLNAFRANSITDIAAWVDSPMNTCLFIFSTSMTSKSALAIAKLLKQQQIYTIFITSNISLEPTQYSEVVYVDNLEQNNSLFSIGAKISQLFVADLLTTKLQRELNVNRSDLYTEFMRVWHRKTKFD, from the coding sequence ATGAGTGTACTTACTATTTCGAAAAATTTTAAATTAACACATATTGAAAAACTAATAATTCGTTTCATAGAAACAAAACCACAAAAATTTGTGGAGCTAACAATTAACGAACTTGCTGCAATTTTATTTATTAGCGTCGGAACAATTACTCAATTAACTAAAAAACTTGGTTTTAATAACTTTAAAGAACTAAAAAAATTCGTAATTGAATGACTAAAAATTGATAAAGAAAACAATTTATATAATGAAAATGATGAAATTGAGAACATAAATCTTCTTTATGCTCACAGTATTGAAAAAACTTTGGCAATTTTAGATGTTGATCAAATTAATCGAATTGCTAATATGATGTTAAAAATGGATAAAATTATTGTTTTTGGTGCTGGTGCATCCGTAGTTGCTGCAACTGAATTTACAAATAATTTAAGAAATTTACACTTAAATGCTTTTAGGGCTAATTCAATCACTGATATTGCTGCCTGAGTTGATTCGCCTATGAATACTTGTTTATTTATTTTTTCAACTTCTATGACTTCAAAAAGTGCACTTGCGATTGCTAAACTATTAAAGCAACAACAAATTTATACTATTTTTATTACTTCTAATATTTCGCTCGAGCCGACTCAATATTCAGAAGTTGTTTATGTTGATAATTTAGAGCAAAATAATAGTCTTTTTTCAATTGGTGCAAAAATATCCCAACTTTTTGTGGCAGACTTATTAACTACAAAACTTCAAAGAGAACTAAATGTCAACCGTTCAGATTTATATACTGAATTTATGCGTGTTTGACATAGAAAAACTAAATTTGACTAA
- a CDS encoding IS3 family transposase: protein MKQCKFTIEDKFKYIKIAESKGLKNAILHFAEEFREIYKDKSKSKKADKEWMLHIYANNLIRNWQKKFYNNDMKSLISVRGKIKSPRKPKKKYTINDLSENDREVYQEIMENVLRRYGIDPAIVLEELKKRKQEQEKDKNKIENCTRICSVLNINRTSIYEKIRVKKPPKKMIYDEKLLEWIRENFILNRKVKGRDILYNIYINQGNYVSTYVFQKHYEFLGLKSLAYKKQGKPAPKEKKFTRIWAEDLIKGDFSSENFGEKWFADIKFIKINNEWFYLHSIIEIKSNYLLNFSISKTRFSEETINLVKETIKKYNIKPKFFHSDHGVEYANYKFANFLKQNGIQQSMSPKGNALANRPIEYFYAVFQRELINIEGQNFENVAIAYQKISSFIDWYNYERPQSCLSYKTPSYYMR from the coding sequence ATGAAACAATGCAAATTCACAATTGAAGACAAATTTAAATATATCAAAATTGCCGAATCTAAAGGCTTAAAAAACGCAATTTTGCATTTTGCTGAAGAATTTAGAGAAATTTACAAAGACAAATCTAAAAGTAAAAAAGCGGATAAAGAATGAATGCTGCATATATATGCTAATAATTTGATAAGAAATTGGCAAAAAAAGTTTTATAATAATGATATGAAAAGTTTGATAAGTGTTCGCGGGAAAATCAAATCACCGCGTAAACCAAAAAAGAAATATACAATTAACGATCTTTCTGAAAACGATCGTGAAGTTTATCAAGAAATAATGGAGAATGTTCTTAGAAGATACGGGATTGACCCCGCAATTGTTCTTGAGGAGCTCAAAAAACGAAAACAAGAACAAGAAAAAGATAAAAACAAAATCGAAAATTGCACTAGAATTTGTAGTGTTCTTAATATTAATCGCACTTCGATTTATGAGAAAATAAGGGTGAAAAAACCACCAAAGAAAATGATTTATGATGAAAAATTACTTGAGTGAATTCGTGAAAATTTCATATTAAATCGAAAGGTAAAAGGGCGTGACATCCTATATAATATTTACATAAATCAGGGAAATTATGTATCCACGTACGTGTTTCAAAAACACTACGAATTTTTAGGATTAAAATCACTAGCTTATAAAAAGCAAGGAAAACCAGCACCAAAAGAGAAAAAGTTTACGCGAATTTGGGCTGAAGATCTTATCAAAGGTGATTTTAGCTCAGAAAATTTTGGTGAAAAATGGTTTGCTGATATTAAATTTATCAAAATTAACAACGAATGATTTTACCTACACTCAATTATTGAAATAAAATCCAATTACTTACTCAATTTTTCGATTTCTAAAACTAGATTTTCAGAAGAAACTATAAACTTGGTAAAAGAAACAATCAAAAAGTATAATATTAAACCAAAATTTTTCCATTCGGATCATGGTGTGGAATATGCGAACTACAAATTTGCTAATTTTTTAAAGCAAAATGGTATCCAACAATCAATGTCACCAAAGGGAAATGCCCTTGCAAACCGTCCTATTGAATATTTTTATGCGGTTTTTCAACGAGAATTGATTAATATTGAGGGTCAAAATTTTGAAAATGTGGCTATTGCTTATCAAAAAATAAGTTCATTTATTGATTGGTATAACTATGAAAGACCTCAAAGTTGCTTATCATATAAAACTCCAAGCTATTATATGAGATAA
- a CDS encoding ABC transporter ATP-binding protein translates to MKKISKLHIFNIFYSLFIFCLTGLSVVTKRFLYQALLDNNQVQMWIWLGLDMFAIIISSLLSVIYNSLFTRIFGQASAVKLIKEKLTIFNNLSYKQYVKNTPGNYFSLFFNEAFTKGETLFMYFFYIISLIFPIIAILTTIFYINPIIGSIVFGLTLVWISFPVFFRKFFSEKIRQQLDSLENLNSEFSEKLNKFEAFLFFGKIHLLNKILKPTSKNASFMQRKYTLWDQFNANINLTIRKLFLILTDLAIIFLGIYYQNPASTIIALVTINSANQLFISDFNTFIVLVVQYLSLKKQFKDSKLNENKPKTSLNFDDFTEKIHKISVKNLNFDYENKRVLENINFEIIGGKKYLLQGDNGSGKSTFLKILMGIERDYKGEIFFNSTNLKTISDKNIIQNISFIDNSPALIEGNLAENISFYSKTDLEKINELINLVNLNDLKHKNLINYQEKTDLSVGQKQLINFASHVFETKKILIIDEGKLVHQFQTYSEKGVSKWNNANSQLKTNLNISKLPNLKA, encoded by the coding sequence ATGAAAAAAATATCTAAATTACATATTTTTAATATTTTTTATTCACTTTTTATATTTTGTCTTACTGGTCTTTCAGTAGTTACAAAAAGATTTTTATACCAGGCTTTATTAGACAATAATCAAGTTCAAATGTGAATTTGGTTAGGCTTAGATATGTTTGCAATTATAATTAGCTCTCTTTTATCTGTTATTTATAATTCACTTTTTACAAGAATTTTTGGACAAGCAAGTGCGGTAAAATTAATTAAAGAAAAATTGACTATATTTAACAATTTATCATATAAGCAATATGTTAAAAATACACCCGGAAACTATTTTTCATTGTTTTTTAACGAGGCTTTCACAAAGGGTGAAACACTTTTTATGTATTTCTTTTATATTATTTCTTTAATTTTTCCAATTATTGCGATTTTGACAACTATTTTTTATATAAATCCAATAATTGGGTCAATAGTTTTTGGTTTGACTTTGGTTTGAATTAGTTTTCCCGTTTTTTTTAGAAAATTTTTTAGTGAAAAAATTAGACAGCAACTAGATTCACTTGAAAATTTAAACAGCGAATTTAGCGAAAAATTAAACAAATTTGAGGCATTTTTATTTTTCGGCAAAATTCATTTACTAAACAAAATCCTAAAACCAACATCAAAAAACGCAAGTTTTATGCAAAGAAAATATACATTGTGGGATCAATTTAATGCAAATATAAATTTAACAATTCGCAAGTTATTTTTGATTTTAACGGATTTAGCAATCATTTTTTTAGGAATTTATTATCAAAATCCAGCATCAACAATTATTGCTTTGGTAACTATTAATAGTGCCAATCAGTTATTTATCAGTGATTTTAACACTTTTATTGTTCTGGTTGTTCAATATTTATCACTAAAAAAACAATTTAAAGATTCTAAATTAAATGAAAATAAGCCTAAAACAAGCTTGAATTTTGATGATTTTACAGAAAAAATTCATAAAATTAGTGTCAAAAACTTGAATTTTGACTATGAAAACAAAAGAGTGCTAGAAAATATTAATTTTGAAATTATAGGTGGAAAAAAATATTTGCTTCAAGGCGATAATGGTTCTGGAAAATCGACATTTTTAAAGATTTTAATGGGTATTGAGCGCGATTATAAAGGTGAGATTTTTTTCAATTCAACTAATTTAAAAACAATTTCTGATAAAAATATTATTCAAAATATAAGTTTTATCGATAATAGTCCGGCCTTAATTGAAGGCAATTTAGCTGAAAATATCAGTTTTTATTCAAAAACTGATCTTGAAAAAATCAATGAATTAATTAATTTAGTTAATTTAAATGACCTAAAACATAAAAATTTAATTAATTACCAAGAAAAAACAGATCTATCAGTTGGACAAAAACAGTTAATTAATTTTGCAAGTCATGTTTTTGAAACAAAAAAAATATTAATTATCGATGAAGGTAAATTAGTACATCAATTTCAGACTTATTCGGAAAAAGGTGTATCAAAATGAAACAATGCAAATTCACAATTGAAGACAAATTTAAATATATCAAAATTGCCGAATCTAAAGGCTTAA
- a CDS encoding ABC transporter ATP-binding protein: MNVFKLFNLARAKFILIFFIIFIKEAGLLVHIFSYKFVIEFFSEEKPTLNLGLTLVMLIAPLGIFILFSFLKGWIFSLLEMDIRNKLSDIIIKKIQNSSYFELKFNRNSMISWFNYDLRLALEIIGNFLNIITPLISIFGAISLMIILSLNWSWILILSTMILSLVLLLFQQKINKFASGAVMNLSTNSEIFSQYNLGLLNSFKSFYFHNKIEKFKQLFYTSYKNFSEKQIKEYKKLTKLNVWLSVLFSISVAFIIMELSVLTFYNFYSLTVFLSLPLYSNRLHSDIGGIVLALFSFKQSSFLFDKIVGDNNLPEQKIMIEEPINSIKFQNVNFKFDDKTIVDNFNFIFEKNKKYLISAPNGAGKSTLIKIISGVYDTYEGKILINNNYEQKELDQKYLRDQIGLIDNQNLIFNTSIKNNITLFAENPDYQKLNSILESLEIDFDLETQISSNNLSEGQKQKIVFARFQYSPIKFWLIDEAFDNIQKDYSNILIGQLLKNPELTIIFVSHHISDLQKLGFDEIINLEKNNHEKNI; the protein is encoded by the coding sequence ATGAACGTTTTCAAATTATTCAACTTAGCAAGAGCAAAATTCATACTAATATTTTTTATAATATTTATAAAAGAAGCAGGACTTTTAGTTCACATTTTTAGTTATAAATTTGTTATTGAATTTTTTTCCGAAGAAAAACCTACCCTTAATTTAGGTTTGACTTTGGTTATGCTTATAGCGCCACTTGGAATTTTTATCCTTTTTTCATTTCTAAAAGGTTGGATTTTCAGTCTTTTAGAAATGGATATCAGGAATAAATTAAGCGATATTATTATTAAAAAAATTCAAAACAGTTCCTATTTTGAATTGAAATTTAACAGAAATTCTATGATTTCTTGGTTTAATTATGATCTTAGACTTGCTTTAGAAATAATTGGCAACTTTTTAAACATAATAACTCCACTTATATCAATTTTTGGCGCAATCTCATTAATGATAATTTTGTCATTAAATTGAAGTTGAATTTTGATTTTATCAACCATGATTTTAAGTCTAGTTTTGCTATTGTTTCAACAAAAAATTAACAAGTTTGCATCAGGGGCTGTCATGAATCTATCAACAAATAGTGAAATTTTTTCACAGTATAATTTAGGGCTTCTTAATTCATTTAAATCATTTTATTTTCACAATAAAATAGAAAAATTTAAACAATTATTTTACACAAGTTATAAAAATTTTTCCGAAAAACAAATAAAAGAGTATAAAAAATTGACAAAACTAAATGTTTGATTAAGTGTTTTATTTAGTATTTCAGTAGCATTTATCATTATGGAACTATCAGTTTTAACATTTTATAATTTTTATAGTTTGACGGTTTTTCTATCACTACCTTTATATTCAAATCGATTGCATTCTGATATTGGAGGTATCGTTCTCGCATTATTTTCATTCAAACAATCATCATTTTTGTTTGACAAAATTGTTGGAGATAATAATTTGCCAGAACAAAAAATAATGATTGAAGAACCTATCAATAGTATTAAATTTCAAAATGTTAATTTTAAATTTGATGATAAAACTATTGTCGATAATTTCAATTTTATTTTCGAAAAAAATAAAAAATACTTGATTTCAGCGCCAAATGGTGCTGGTAAATCCACCCTAATTAAAATAATTTCCGGAGTTTATGACACTTACGAAGGCAAAATCTTAATAAATAATAACTATGAGCAGAAAGAATTGGACCAAAAATATCTAAGAGACCAAATTGGACTTATTGATAACCAAAATTTGATTTTTAATACAAGTATCAAAAACAACATTACTTTATTTGCAGAAAATCCTGATTATCAAAAGTTAAATTCAATTCTGGAATCGCTAGAAATTGACTTTGACCTTGAGACCCAAATTAGTTCTAATAATCTTTCAGAAGGTCAAAAACAAAAAATTGTTTTTGCACGCTTCCAATATTCTCCTATTAAATTTTGATTAATTGATGAAGCTTTTGACAATATTCAGAAAGATTATTCAAATATTTTAATAGGTCAATTGTTAAAAAATCCTGAATTAACTATTATTTTTGTTAGTCATCATATAAGTGATTTGCAAAAATTAGGCTTTGATGAAATAATAAACCTGGAGAAAAATAATCATGAAAAAAATATCTAA
- a CDS encoding CTP synthase has translation MPKYIFVSGGVLSGIGKGVSVASVANLLKNCGYSVYILKLDPYLNVDPGVLSPYEHGEVFVTADGGETDLDLGHYERFVSQNFSKDSNHTSGKILLSIIKKERKGFYQGKTVQIIPHVIDEIISRIKSVGNKYQSDFILVEIGGTVGDMESNPFFFAASQMAAESNFKNVFFIHTTYIPFLNASNEFKTKPAQFSIAELNSRGIRANSIFLRLEHDQIDEHVAKKVAKSAFLPLENVIVIPNLKNIYQLPLLLEKSNLLNAIFSHFELEHRQPKLDKWRDFTNLLLKKWDKTIKIGALGKYTQFLDAYKSILEALKITAAYQKVNLELEFINTADLNFSTSQLKKFDGIIILPGFGFRGFENKVESAIFTYQNNIPTFGICLGMQAMTVAIARLNGIKNAHSAEFLAEKPNQTSVLDYNKIDGSKLQIGGTLRLGEYKVVFAQNSKIAQIYGTSFAYERHRHRFEVVQKYVDQLENSDFSFTGRDSVSNLIEVCESKSHIFYIGVQYHPEFVTRPLESHPLFNSFFETIIKNKY, from the coding sequence ATGCCAAAATATATTTTTGTCAGCGGTGGAGTTTTATCCGGGATTGGCAAAGGTGTTTCAGTTGCTTCAGTTGCTAATTTATTAAAAAATTGCGGCTATTCGGTTTATATTTTAAAACTGGATCCATATTTAAATGTTGATCCAGGAGTTTTATCGCCTTATGAACATGGCGAAGTTTTTGTAACCGCCGATGGTGGTGAAACTGATTTAGATTTAGGCCATTACGAGCGATTTGTTAGCCAAAATTTTTCAAAAGATTCAAATCACACAAGTGGTAAAATTTTACTTTCAATTATTAAGAAAGAAAGAAAAGGTTTTTATCAAGGAAAAACTGTCCAAATAATTCCACATGTAATTGATGAAATTATTTCACGAATCAAAAGTGTTGGTAATAAATACCAAAGTGATTTTATTTTAGTCGAAATCGGTGGGACTGTTGGTGATATGGAATCAAATCCGTTTTTCTTTGCAGCTTCACAGATGGCCGCTGAGTCAAATTTTAAAAATGTGTTTTTTATTCACACAACTTACATTCCTTTTTTGAATGCTTCTAATGAATTTAAAACTAAACCGGCTCAGTTTTCTATAGCCGAATTAAATTCGCGTGGAATTCGTGCAAATTCCATTTTTTTGCGACTTGAACATGACCAAATTGATGAACATGTTGCAAAAAAAGTTGCAAAAAGTGCCTTTTTGCCATTAGAAAATGTTATTGTAATTCCGAATCTTAAAAATATCTACCAACTTCCGTTGTTATTAGAAAAAAGTAACCTATTAAATGCTATTTTTTCCCATTTTGAATTAGAACATAGGCAACCTAAATTAGACAAATGGCGAGATTTTACTAATTTATTATTAAAAAAATGAGATAAAACAATAAAAATAGGTGCACTTGGAAAATACACACAATTTTTAGATGCTTATAAGTCAATTTTAGAAGCACTAAAAATAACAGCCGCCTACCAAAAGGTAAATTTAGAATTAGAATTTATAAATACCGCTGATCTAAACTTTTCAACTAGTCAGTTAAAAAAATTTGATGGAATAATAATTTTACCAGGTTTTGGTTTTCGTGGATTTGAAAATAAAGTAGAATCTGCTATTTTTACTTATCAAAATAATATTCCAACATTTGGAATTTGCCTTGGAATGCAAGCAATGACAGTTGCAATTGCACGATTAAATGGGATTAAAAACGCACATTCAGCTGAGTTTTTAGCAGAAAAACCTAATCAAACAAGCGTTCTTGATTACAACAAAATTGATGGCTCTAAACTTCAAATTGGTGGAACTCTCAGACTTGGTGAGTATAAGGTTGTTTTTGCGCAAAATTCCAAAATTGCCCAGATTTACGGAACTTCTTTTGCATACGAAAGACACCGTCATCGATTTGAAGTGGTTCAAAAATATGTTGACCAACTTGAGAATTCTGACTTTAGTTTTACTGGTCGAGATTCAGTTTCTAATTTAATTGAAGTTTGCGAATCTAAATCTCATATTTTTTATATTGGTGTCCAATATCATCCTGAATTTGTAACAAGACCTCTAGAATCTCACCCGCTTTTTAATAGCTTCTTTGAAACAATTATTAAAAATAAGTACTAA
- the pgsA gene encoding CDP-diacylglycerol--glycerol-3-phosphate 3-phosphatidyltransferase, with product MKKKIDILFYFINFLTFFRLLGSFIIFILLYLFSKYNYFSLFYIAFFFFVASSLTDFLDGYLARKFRLESELGKIFDPITDKILTTTTFFLLSYLELTPWFLVLVFVLRDIIVDGFRIFLAKKNINVAANFLGKLKTVLQILAIIIIFLGYSISAEIFIKYYYLFNLTTIFAAIISVISGIYYVAPVFKLVKKQ from the coding sequence ATGAAGAAAAAAATAGATATTTTATTTTATTTTATTAATTTTTTAACTTTTTTTCGCCTTCTTGGTAGTTTCATAATTTTTATTTTACTTTATCTGTTTTCCAAATATAATTATTTTTCGCTATTTTATATAGCATTTTTCTTTTTTGTTGCTTCAAGTCTTACCGATTTTCTTGATGGTTACCTTGCCCGAAAATTTAGACTTGAGTCAGAATTAGGGAAAATATTTGACCCAATAACTGATAAAATACTGACTACAACGACCTTTTTTCTCTTATCTTATTTAGAATTAACGCCGTGATTTCTTGTTTTGGTTTTTGTTTTGCGCGACATTATCGTCGATGGCTTTCGTATTTTTCTTGCAAAAAAAAATATTAATGTAGCTGCTAATTTTTTAGGAAAACTAAAGACAGTTTTACAAATTTTAGCGATTATTATTATTTTCCTTGGATACTCAATCAGTGCTGAAATTTTTATAAAATACTATTATTTATTTAATTTGACAACTATTTTTGCAGCAATTATATCAGTAATTTCTGGAATTTATTATGTTGCCCCAGTTTTTAAATTAGTAAAAAAACAATAA
- a CDS encoding MHJ_0274 family protein: MVDTNLIVVIALLTTLIIGFLAYGFISNRLKLRRLKIEKAELKDLSNKTLAIFLARIIVIIEKNIDLVSNFVVGANLKMSDVNNLARIHLEVLQNDQVVSQIIQTGYETEKFFFNNINILSKSKSNLWAKHNSKELNYFTDFASYLKKYDKTILGLYNDEKIRFLKYYSHLIADLKQKKVKIDDLSTLSQQYFDQNRIPTKPIKLPFWKKWRKK, translated from the coding sequence ATGGTTGATACTAATTTAATAGTCGTAATTGCGTTGCTTACAACACTAATCATTGGGTTTTTAGCCTATGGTTTTATTTCAAATCGTCTTAAATTAAGACGACTAAAGATAGAAAAAGCTGAACTTAAGGACTTAAGCAACAAAACCTTAGCAATTTTTTTAGCACGAATTATTGTAATAATTGAAAAAAATATTGATTTAGTATCAAATTTTGTTGTTGGCGCTAATCTTAAAATGTCAGATGTAAACAATTTGGCGCGCATTCACCTTGAAGTTCTCCAAAATGATCAAGTTGTTTCTCAAATTATTCAAACAGGATATGAAACTGAAAAATTTTTTTTCAATAATATAAATATTTTATCCAAAAGTAAATCAAATTTATGAGCAAAACATAATTCTAAGGAACTTAATTATTTTACTGATTTTGCTAGTTATTTGAAAAAATATGACAAAACTATTCTTGGGTTATACAATGACGAAAAAATCCGCTTTTTGAAATATTATAGTCATTTAATTGCTGATTTAAAACAAAAAAAAGTTAAAATTGACGATCTCTCAACATTAAGTCAGCAATATTTTGATCAAAATCGCATTCCGACAAAACCAATTAAGCTACCTTTTTGAAAAAAATGAAGAAAAAAATAG
- the topA gene encoding type I DNA topoisomerase: protein MEKLIIVESPNKINTISSYLDSSYTVTSCVGHITNLAKTGEFGLGIDLKTWTPSYVIDKTKRKTVTEIKKLAKKAKIVFIATDADREGEAIGDSLVKYLDVADKYRRIKYNEITKSAIISALENPVRLNQDLVNSQQTRRMLDRIIGFRLSSLLKTKIQNAPKIPAAGRVQSIGLKLVVEREEEIKAFIPEVYFNLSVLLKDENRNSFEVNYYNPENESKKSDWIFSQESLAQITDEIKANPFLILDEFKVSQKKDAKISPLKQATVFKKMSQYSSSSVSSSLQKLYEGFGDHGLISYPRTDSTRLSETFLEKGRDFISKNFGKDYIAKSIKGFAGDQDAHEAIRPTDLELSPEEAKEKYPLSQLDFQIYQLVYNTTLSAMMEVPVRKITRLLFKTASKKHNFTYSFSEFVFDGYFKATELPELKFKPEFESLDNLVDSKFEVESNFEKTIKESRHETQPPARFNDGTLIEKLDDIKVGRPSTFAISVKKLKDHLYVQSESKALIPSEFGRVVLENLLKISPDIINTNFTAKIEEELDLIAQGKQDYKEFLDNFWTKIEQITDSSKPLEKIVMEIETTGEKCPECSMDLVYRYNRKTSQRFIACSGFPKCRFLKPDPESKNTYNFKVKFKKKTK, encoded by the coding sequence GTGGAAAAGCTAATAATTGTTGAATCACCAAATAAAATCAATACGATTTCATCTTATCTAGATTCATCTTATACAGTAACATCTTGTGTTGGCCACATTACAAATTTGGCTAAAACCGGTGAATTTGGGCTTGGAATTGATTTAAAAACCTGAACACCTTCTTATGTAATTGATAAAACTAAGAGAAAAACTGTAACTGAAATAAAAAAATTAGCAAAAAAAGCTAAAATAGTCTTTATAGCAACCGATGCTGATCGCGAAGGTGAAGCAATTGGTGATTCACTTGTTAAATATCTAGATGTCGCTGATAAATATCGACGGATAAAATATAACGAAATTACAAAATCGGCAATTATTTCTGCTCTTGAAAATCCGGTTCGTCTCAATCAAGATTTGGTAAATTCACAGCAAACCAGACGAATGCTTGATCGAATTATTGGCTTTCGTCTTTCTTCGTTGTTAAAAACTAAAATTCAAAATGCACCTAAAATTCCCGCTGCCGGACGTGTTCAATCTATTGGTCTAAAGTTAGTTGTTGAACGCGAAGAAGAAATTAAAGCTTTTATTCCCGAGGTTTATTTTAATCTTTCAGTTCTTTTAAAAGACGAAAACCGTAATTCTTTTGAGGTTAATTATTATAATCCTGAAAATGAATCCAAAAAATCTGACTGAATTTTTTCCCAAGAATCTCTGGCGCAAATCACTGATGAAATTAAAGCTAATCCTTTTTTAATTCTTGATGAATTTAAGGTTTCCCAAAAAAAGGATGCTAAAATTTCACCTTTAAAACAAGCGACTGTTTTTAAAAAGATGTCGCAATATTCGTCTTCTTCTGTTTCATCATCGCTACAAAAACTTTATGAAGGTTTTGGCGATCATGGTTTAATTTCCTATCCAAGAACTGACTCAACTCGTCTTAGTGAAACATTTCTTGAAAAAGGTCGTGATTTTATTTCAAAAAATTTTGGTAAAGATTATATAGCTAAATCAATTAAAGGTTTTGCTGGTGATCAAGATGCCCACGAGGCCATTAGACCAACAGATTTAGAACTTAGCCCTGAAGAAGCAAAAGAAAAATATCCGTTAAGTCAACTAGATTTCCAAATTTATCAATTAGTTTATAATACAACACTTTCAGCAATGATGGAAGTTCCAGTTCGGAAAATTACCCGTCTATTATTTAAAACAGCCTCAAAAAAACACAATTTTACTTATTCATTTTCAGAATTTGTATTTGATGGATATTTCAAGGCAACAGAACTTCCAGAATTAAAATTTAAACCTGAATTTGAATCACTAGATAATTTGGTTGACTCAAAATTTGAAGTTGAGTCAAATTTTGAAAAAACTATTAAAGAATCTAGACACGAAACCCAACCGCCGGCAAGATTTAATGATGGTACTTTAATTGAAAAGCTAGATGATATCAAAGTAGGCCGTCCATCAACTTTTGCAATCTCAGTTAAAAAACTTAAAGATCACTTATATGTTCAAAGCGAGTCAAAAGCGTTAATTCCGAGTGAATTTGGGCGAGTAGTTTTGGAAAATCTTTTAAAAATTTCACCAGATATTATTAATACTAATTTTACTGCTAAAATTGAAGAAGAACTTGATTTAATTGCTCAAGGAAAACAAGATTATAAAGAATTTCTTGATAATTTTTGGACAAAAATAGAGCAAATTACAGATTCATCAAAACCGCTTGAAAAAATAGTCATGGAAATTGAAACAACTGGTGAAAAATGTCCTGAATGTAGTATGGATTTGGTTTACCGTTACAATCGCAAAACTTCACAGCGTTTTATTGCATGTAGTGGTTTTCCTAAATGTCGCTTTCTAAAACCTGATCCTGAAAGCAAAAATACCTATAATTTTAAGGTAAAATTTAAGAAAAAAACAAAATAG